Proteins from one Mycobacterium sp. SMC-2 genomic window:
- a CDS encoding class I adenylate-forming enzyme family protein, protein MEIGASPAFTDEDPARFRAAGFWSDTTLSDAVRRNAERSPDRLAYVDHPGTSLTWRQFDAAATNLAEQLAGAGVEPADRVAVWHGDSASLHVLFVAIERCGAVVVGVGARAGAREVAAILRGAQPKILVGDQQRGATAAAVADQLSLPTLMLSTDAGTPRLNVRVPPKALAAESRLGPDDVFLINSTSGTTGLPKCVVHTQNRWYYFHQKAVANGQLTPEDTILPVIPTPFGFGLWTSHTTPIYLGATAVILERFSTRATCEAISRHRATVLCCVSTQLTMLMADPATRDYDLSSLRVVFTGGEALPYRPAAEFEELTGAKILQFYGSNETGMLSATTVEDSRDRRLRTGGRIVPEMAVRLFDGDRDVTPTGRGQPACRGPATSLGYLGGTDHDKLFTRDGWMRMGDICEVDADGYLTVTGRTSDFILRGGKNISATQVEDAVMTHPAVAVAAAVAMPDPVFGERVCLYAELVDAATLDLPGLVEHLLALGVSKELLPERLIVVDELPRSSGGKVAKGRLREDIRARTEAEDECS, encoded by the coding sequence ATGGAGATCGGGGCCTCGCCGGCATTCACCGACGAGGACCCGGCCCGGTTTCGCGCCGCGGGCTTTTGGTCCGATACGACGCTGTCGGACGCGGTGCGCCGCAACGCCGAACGATCGCCGGATCGTCTCGCCTATGTCGACCATCCGGGCACGTCGCTGACCTGGCGCCAATTCGACGCTGCCGCAACCAATCTGGCTGAGCAGCTGGCCGGCGCGGGCGTCGAGCCGGCCGATCGGGTGGCGGTATGGCACGGCGACTCCGCTTCACTGCACGTGCTGTTCGTGGCGATCGAGCGGTGCGGGGCGGTCGTCGTCGGCGTCGGCGCGCGTGCGGGAGCCCGCGAGGTCGCGGCGATCCTGCGCGGCGCACAGCCGAAAATCCTGGTCGGCGACCAGCAGCGCGGCGCCACCGCGGCGGCCGTCGCCGACCAGCTTTCGCTGCCCACCCTGATGTTGAGCACCGACGCGGGCACGCCGCGACTGAATGTTCGGGTGCCCCCCAAGGCGCTCGCAGCCGAATCCAGACTCGGGCCCGACGACGTCTTCCTCATCAACTCCACCTCCGGGACCACCGGCCTGCCCAAGTGCGTGGTGCACACGCAGAATCGGTGGTACTACTTCCACCAAAAGGCCGTCGCCAACGGGCAACTGACGCCGGAGGACACGATCCTGCCCGTCATCCCCACGCCGTTCGGCTTCGGGCTCTGGACCAGCCACACGACGCCGATCTATCTGGGCGCTACCGCGGTCATCCTGGAACGGTTTAGCACGCGGGCCACCTGCGAGGCGATATCCCGGCATCGGGCCACCGTGTTGTGCTGTGTCAGCACGCAATTGACCATGCTGATGGCGGATCCGGCCACCCGCGACTACGACCTGAGCTCGCTGCGCGTCGTGTTCACCGGGGGCGAGGCGCTGCCATACCGACCGGCCGCGGAATTCGAGGAACTCACCGGCGCCAAGATCCTGCAGTTTTACGGCTCGAACGAAACCGGGATGCTCAGCGCCACCACGGTTGAGGACTCGCGCGACCGCCGGCTGCGCACCGGCGGCCGGATCGTGCCGGAGATGGCGGTCCGGCTCTTCGACGGGGACCGGGACGTCACCCCGACGGGCAGGGGCCAGCCGGCGTGCCGCGGCCCGGCGACCAGCCTCGGCTACCTCGGCGGCACCGATCACGACAAGCTGTTCACCCGAGACGGCTGGATGCGCATGGGCGACATCTGCGAAGTCGACGCGGACGGCTATCTGACCGTCACCGGGCGGACCTCCGACTTCATCCTGCGGGGCGGCAAGAACATCAGCGCAACCCAGGTCGAGGACGCCGTCATGACCCACCCCGCCGTCGCGGTAGCGGCGGCGGTCGCGATGCCCGATCCGGTGTTCGGCGAAAGGGTCTGTCTCTACGCCGAACTCGTCGACGCGGCCACGCTCGATCTGCCCGGGCTGGTCGAACACCTGTTGGCGCTCGGAGTGTCCAAGGAGCTGTTGCCCGAGCGGCTCATCGTGGTCGACGAGCTGCCGCGGTCGTCGGGCGGGAAGGTTGCCAAAGGCCGGCTCCGCGAGGATATTCGAGCCAGAACGGAGGCCGAAGATGAATGCTCCTGA
- a CDS encoding class II aldolase/adducin family protein: MNAPDARRGGLEVWAPSIVPPIGVELSDEQALAVAFRHLAGIGFAENMAGHITWQPDAQTEMLVNPWGLWWHEITASDICVVDEDARVLRGRWDVTPAIHIHTELHRVRDDARVVIHNHPYYVCVLAALGRLPELVHQTGSLFLDDLCLVDTYDGEIDSPARAAELAARIGPANLTILANHGVIATGRNLPEAVYRAASIERVCKLAHDVLLTGIPPVPMKWSDMAGMQRSLVERAADVYWAGAARMTIKADPDVLT; this comes from the coding sequence ATGAATGCTCCTGACGCGCGCCGGGGCGGCCTGGAGGTCTGGGCGCCGTCGATCGTTCCCCCGATCGGCGTCGAGTTGTCCGACGAGCAGGCGCTCGCCGTGGCTTTTCGCCACCTGGCCGGCATCGGATTCGCCGAGAACATGGCCGGACACATCACCTGGCAACCCGACGCGCAGACGGAGATGCTGGTCAATCCGTGGGGCCTGTGGTGGCACGAAATCACCGCGTCCGACATCTGTGTGGTCGACGAGGACGCCCGGGTGCTGCGCGGCCGCTGGGACGTCACTCCGGCGATCCACATCCACACCGAACTGCACCGTGTCCGCGACGACGCCCGGGTGGTGATTCACAACCATCCCTACTACGTGTGCGTGCTCGCCGCGCTGGGCAGACTGCCCGAACTGGTGCACCAGACCGGTTCGCTCTTCCTCGACGACCTGTGCCTGGTGGACACCTACGACGGCGAGATCGACAGCCCCGCTCGCGCGGCGGAGCTCGCGGCGCGCATCGGGCCGGCGAACCTGACCATCCTGGCCAACCACGGCGTCATCGCGACGGGCCGCAACTTGCCCGAAGCCGTGTACCGCGCGGCGTCCATCGAGCGGGTCTGCAAGCTGGCCCACGACGTGCTGCTCACCGGTATCCCGCCGGTGCCCATGAAGTGGTCGGACATGGCGGGCATGCAGCGGTCGCTGGTCGAACGCGCCGCCGACGTGTACTGGGCGGGGGCGGCCAGGATGACCATCAAGGCCGACCCGGATGTCCTCACGTGA
- a CDS encoding amidohydrolase family protein: MKSIDELAGNLSFTTAKTGEQRSVTFLPDPPRAPRRYTVISVDDHIVEPPDTFTGRLPRKFADRAPKVVQTDSGGQTWVYDGRELPNVGFNAVVGRPVAEYGFEPVRFDEMRRGAWDIHERVKDMDLNGIYASLNFPSFLPGFAGQRLQQVTNDRELALASVRAWNDWHLEVWAGSYPDRIIACQLPWLLDPDLGARMIYENAERGFHAVTFSENPAMLGLPSIHSGHWDPMMAACAETDTVVNLHIGSSGSSPSTTDDAPPDVQGVLFFAYAISAAVDWLYSGLPSRFPNLKICLSEGGIGWVAGLLDRLDHMLSYHAMYGTWQALGESLTPAEVFTRNFWFCAVEDKSSFVQRDRIGVDNIMLEADYPHCDSTWPHTQQTIHEQIGDLPPDVIRKFSWENASRLYRHPVPVEVQRDPEAF, translated from the coding sequence GTGAAATCGATCGACGAGCTGGCCGGCAACCTGAGCTTCACCACCGCGAAGACCGGCGAGCAACGCTCGGTCACGTTCCTGCCGGACCCGCCCCGCGCGCCCCGGCGCTACACCGTGATCTCCGTCGACGATCACATCGTCGAGCCGCCGGACACCTTCACCGGACGGCTGCCGCGCAAGTTCGCCGACCGCGCGCCCAAGGTCGTTCAGACCGACAGCGGAGGACAGACCTGGGTCTACGACGGCCGCGAACTTCCCAACGTCGGGTTCAACGCGGTCGTCGGCCGACCGGTGGCGGAGTACGGCTTCGAGCCGGTCCGGTTCGACGAAATGCGCAGGGGCGCCTGGGATATCCACGAGCGCGTCAAAGACATGGACCTCAACGGCATCTACGCCTCGCTCAATTTCCCGTCCTTCCTGCCCGGGTTCGCCGGCCAGCGGTTGCAGCAGGTGACCAACGACCGCGAGCTGGCACTGGCCTCGGTGCGGGCGTGGAACGACTGGCACCTCGAGGTGTGGGCCGGCTCGTATCCCGACCGCATCATTGCATGTCAGTTGCCGTGGCTGCTGGACCCCGATCTCGGCGCGCGGATGATCTACGAGAACGCCGAGCGCGGGTTCCACGCGGTGACGTTCAGCGAGAACCCGGCGATGCTGGGCTTGCCGAGCATCCACTCCGGGCACTGGGACCCGATGATGGCGGCCTGCGCCGAGACGGACACCGTCGTGAATCTGCACATCGGCTCGTCGGGCTCTTCGCCGTCCACCACCGACGACGCCCCGCCGGACGTGCAGGGCGTGTTGTTCTTCGCCTACGCCATCTCGGCGGCGGTCGACTGGCTGTATTCGGGGCTGCCCAGCAGGTTCCCCAACCTGAAGATCTGTCTGTCGGAGGGCGGAATCGGCTGGGTTGCAGGCCTGCTGGATCGCCTCGACCACATGCTGAGCTATCACGCGATGTACGGCACCTGGCAGGCACTGGGCGAGAGCCTGACTCCGGCGGAGGTTTTCACCCGCAACTTCTGGTTCTGCGCGGTAGAGGACAAATCGTCGTTCGTGCAGCGCGACCGGATCGGCGTGGACAACATCATGCTGGAGGCCGATTACCCGCATTGTGACTCCACCTGGCCGCACACCCAGCAGACGATCCACGAACAGATCGGCGACCTGCCTCCGGATGTGATCCGTAAATTCAGCTGGGAGAACGCGTCTCGCCTGTACCGCCACCCGGTGCCGGTGGAGGTCCAGCGCGACCCGGAGGCGTTTTAA
- a CDS encoding class I SAM-dependent methyltransferase, with translation MTPAKVDFSSVRWGSVEWTNLVTLYLRAHESRTRRPILGDKAAAEAVDRIDYDFKRIHRSSLPASNQYLVALRAKQLDDWCADFLRRHPDAVVLHLGCGLDGRAFRLAVPQSVSWFDVDQPGVIELRRRLYDDTEGYRMIGSSVTDPAWLDRIPTGRPTLVVAEGLLMYLTEQQVRQLLQRLTDRFQSGEMHFDTLSALAPLLSKVFTRGIVKWGIRDAGELQTWNPKLRLLEQAPALGGYQRIPSTAVRWMYKLTCATPGGRYDVLNRFEYS, from the coding sequence ATGACGCCGGCCAAAGTCGACTTCAGCTCGGTCCGCTGGGGCTCGGTGGAGTGGACGAACCTCGTCACATTATACCTGCGCGCCCACGAAAGCCGAACGCGCCGGCCCATTTTGGGTGACAAGGCGGCGGCGGAAGCGGTGGACCGGATCGACTATGACTTCAAAAGAATCCATCGGAGCTCGCTGCCGGCGTCGAACCAGTACCTGGTCGCCCTGCGCGCCAAGCAGCTCGATGACTGGTGCGCGGATTTCCTGCGGCGTCATCCCGACGCGGTGGTGCTGCACCTGGGCTGCGGCCTGGACGGCCGGGCCTTCCGGCTCGCCGTGCCGCAGTCGGTTTCGTGGTTCGACGTCGACCAACCCGGTGTCATCGAGCTGCGCCGGCGGCTCTACGACGACACCGAGGGCTATCGGATGATCGGCTCGTCGGTGACCGACCCGGCGTGGCTGGATCGGATCCCGACCGGCCGCCCCACGCTGGTGGTCGCCGAGGGCCTGCTGATGTACCTGACCGAGCAGCAGGTCCGCCAGCTGCTGCAGCGCCTGACGGACCGATTCCAAAGCGGCGAAATGCATTTCGACACGCTATCCGCGCTGGCGCCGCTGCTGTCGAAAGTGTTCACCAGGGGAATCGTCAAGTGGGGCATCCGCGACGCGGGGGAACTGCAGACGTGGAACCCTAAGCTTCGCCTACTCGAACAGGCGCCCGCGTTGGGCGGTTACCAGCGAATCCCGTCGACCGCGGTTCGGTGGATGTACAAGCTGACGTGCGCAACGCCCGGCGGCAGATACGACGTGCTGAACCGCTTCGAATACTCATAG
- a CDS encoding nitronate monooxygenase family protein — MLTQFGMSIPLIAAPMSGGPTTPAMVAAATRAGGLGMLAAGYKTVEAVEAEIKQVRAEGIPFGINLFAPNPLPVDPESYRAYAAIVQRDADRFGLTLPPDPIEDNDKFDEKIALLLDDPVPMVSFTFGIPQRSVIAALRKAGCVVVQTVTTPEEAAQARDAGVDMLAVQAVTAGGHSATLSPRTPLTPVPIAELVERVVARVPLPVIATGGLATPAAVAEVIRAGAVAAAVGTVLLCADESGASATHRAALADPRFTETVLTHAFTGRPARGLRNAFIDAHEAQAPLGYPALHYLTSPLRKAAAAAGKPDYVHLWAGTGYREATAEPTSEILRRLASDL; from the coding sequence ATGCTGACGCAGTTCGGGATGTCCATTCCGCTCATCGCCGCCCCGATGTCGGGCGGCCCCACCACCCCCGCGATGGTGGCGGCCGCCACCCGCGCGGGCGGCCTCGGCATGCTCGCCGCCGGCTACAAGACCGTGGAGGCCGTCGAGGCCGAGATCAAGCAGGTTCGCGCCGAGGGAATCCCGTTCGGCATCAACCTCTTTGCGCCCAATCCGCTGCCCGTCGACCCCGAAAGCTACCGGGCCTATGCCGCGATCGTCCAGCGGGATGCCGACCGATTCGGTTTGACGTTGCCCCCGGACCCCATCGAGGACAACGACAAATTCGACGAGAAGATCGCGCTGTTGCTCGACGACCCGGTTCCGATGGTGTCCTTCACCTTCGGCATCCCGCAGCGCAGCGTGATCGCCGCGCTGCGTAAGGCCGGCTGTGTCGTGGTGCAGACGGTGACCACGCCCGAGGAGGCCGCGCAGGCGCGCGACGCCGGGGTCGACATGCTCGCCGTGCAGGCGGTGACCGCCGGCGGCCACTCCGCCACGCTCTCGCCGCGGACGCCGTTGACGCCGGTGCCGATCGCCGAGCTGGTCGAACGGGTGGTCGCGAGGGTGCCGCTGCCGGTGATCGCGACCGGCGGGCTCGCCACGCCCGCCGCCGTCGCCGAGGTGATCCGGGCGGGCGCGGTGGCGGCCGCGGTCGGGACCGTCCTGTTGTGCGCCGACGAAAGCGGCGCCTCGGCCACGCACCGTGCGGCCCTCGCCGATCCCAGATTCACCGAAACGGTGCTCACGCACGCCTTTACCGGCCGCCCCGCCCGCGGGCTGCGCAACGCGTTCATCGACGCCCACGAGGCCCAAGCGCCGCTGGGCTATCCGGCCCTCCATTACCTCACCAGCCCGCTGCGCAAGGCCGCGGCCGCGGCGGGAAAGCCCGACTACGTTCACCTGTGGGCGGGCACCGGATACCGGGAAGCCACCGCCGAACCCACTTCGGAGATCCTGCGGCGGCTGGCGTCCGACCTATGA
- a CDS encoding arylsulfatase yields MKRPNFLLIVADDLGFSDIGAFGGEIETPNLDRLAHAGIRFTDFHSAPACSPTRAMLLTGTDHHIAGIGTMLEVAGPGFRGAPGYEGYLNDRVVALPELLRDAGYLTLMSGKWHLGATIETSPWARGFERSFALLPAGASHFGGGGARSFSPVPTLYTEDDRFVSVGDDFYSSDAYTDKLLQYLTERAPGDDRPFFAYLPFQAPHWPLQAPDESIAKYRGRYDAGPDALRAERLAALKRLGLCPPDVEAHPVVADGAPHWDDMTAEQRAVSARSMEVYAAMVDRMDWNIGRVVDYLSGSGELDDTVVIFLSDNGAEGAIVEAMPLVGAQIAAQIEKHCDNSLDNLGRPSSFIWYGPRWAQAATAPSRLHKAFTTEGGIRVVGFATWPGFDRQRQIGAAFSTVMDIAPTVLELAGAAHPGTSYRGREVAAVRGRSMAPYLSGAAETVHDGDTGIGWELFGRRAIRQGDWKALHLPAPYGPGGWQLYDLASDPGEIHDLAESHPDKLAGLLTLWDRYVEETGVILDPVSVFEVEF; encoded by the coding sequence GTGAAGCGGCCCAACTTCCTCCTGATCGTTGCGGACGACCTCGGGTTTTCCGATATCGGCGCGTTTGGCGGCGAAATCGAGACACCCAATCTCGATCGGCTGGCCCACGCGGGGATCCGGTTCACCGACTTCCATTCCGCGCCGGCCTGCTCGCCCACCCGGGCGATGTTGTTGACGGGGACGGACCACCACATCGCCGGCATCGGCACCATGCTGGAGGTCGCCGGCCCCGGATTCCGCGGCGCACCCGGCTACGAGGGTTACCTGAACGACCGGGTGGTGGCGCTGCCGGAACTGCTGCGCGACGCCGGATACCTGACGCTCATGTCGGGCAAGTGGCACCTGGGCGCCACCATCGAGACCTCGCCGTGGGCGCGGGGCTTCGAGCGCTCGTTCGCCTTGCTGCCGGCGGGGGCCAGCCACTTCGGGGGCGGTGGGGCCCGGAGCTTCTCGCCCGTGCCAACGCTTTACACCGAGGACGATCGGTTCGTCTCGGTTGGCGATGACTTCTACTCCTCGGACGCCTACACCGACAAGCTGTTGCAGTATCTGACCGAACGTGCACCCGGCGACGACCGGCCGTTCTTCGCGTATCTGCCCTTCCAGGCTCCGCATTGGCCGTTGCAGGCGCCGGACGAATCCATCGCGAAATACCGCGGCCGCTATGACGCCGGCCCGGACGCGCTGCGCGCGGAGCGGCTGGCGGCGCTCAAGCGGCTCGGCCTGTGTCCGCCGGACGTCGAGGCACACCCCGTCGTCGCCGACGGCGCCCCGCACTGGGACGACATGACCGCCGAACAGCGCGCGGTGTCGGCCCGCAGCATGGAGGTCTACGCCGCCATGGTCGACCGGATGGACTGGAATATCGGCCGGGTGGTCGATTACCTTTCCGGCAGCGGCGAACTGGACGACACGGTCGTTATCTTCTTGTCCGACAACGGCGCCGAGGGGGCGATCGTCGAAGCGATGCCGCTGGTCGGTGCGCAAATTGCGGCGCAGATCGAAAAGCATTGCGACAACAGTCTGGACAATCTGGGTCGACCGTCCTCGTTCATCTGGTACGGGCCGCGATGGGCGCAAGCCGCCACCGCCCCGTCGCGGCTGCACAAGGCGTTCACCACCGAAGGAGGGATCCGGGTGGTCGGTTTCGCGACCTGGCCGGGCTTTGACCGGCAACGCCAGATCGGCGCCGCGTTCAGCACCGTCATGGACATCGCCCCGACGGTGCTGGAACTCGCGGGGGCCGCACATCCGGGCACGTCCTATCGGGGGCGGGAGGTGGCAGCCGTGCGAGGCCGCTCCATGGCGCCGTACCTGTCGGGCGCCGCCGAGACCGTGCATGACGGCGATACCGGCATCGGCTGGGAGTTGTTCGGCCGCCGCGCGATTCGCCAGGGGGACTGGAAGGCGCTGCATTTGCCCGCACCGTACGGCCCCGGCGGCTGGCAGCTCTACGATCTCGCATCCGATCCCGGCGAGATTCACGATCTGGCCGAATCGCATCCCGACAAGCTGGCCGGGCTGCTGACACTGTGGGATCGCTACGTCGAGGAAACCGGCGTGATCCTCGATCCCGTTTCGGTGTTCGAGGTCGAGTTCTGA
- a CDS encoding FAD-dependent oxidoreductase, whose product MAETTTCAIVGGGPAGMVLGLLLARAGVQVTLMEKHGDFLRDFRGDTVHPTTMRLLDELGLWERFSALPFTEVRTAKLESDGRSVTYVDFERLRQPHPFVAMVPQWDLLNLLADAAQAEPSFSLRMNTEVIGLLWEAGRVAGVRYRGPDGPGELRAELTVACDGRWSIARHEAGLKAREFPVKFDVWWFRLPHKEDTEFSFLPRLGPGKGLAVIPRKDYFQIAYLGPKGIDAQLRARGIEAFRRDVEELLPDMPESVAALQSMDDVKHLDVHVNRLRRWHTEGLLCIGDAAHAMSPLGGVGINLAIQDAVAAATILAEPLRGHRVGARELAAVHRRRVFPTVVTQLAQQVLHRMLLGPLLRGADPTPPAALLHLVWRLPWLSAVPAYFVGVGVRPEHAPAFARRGPVDRDG is encoded by the coding sequence ATGGCCGAGACAACCACGTGCGCGATCGTCGGTGGCGGCCCGGCCGGCATGGTCCTCGGGCTGCTACTGGCCCGGGCGGGGGTGCAGGTCACCCTGATGGAGAAGCACGGCGACTTCCTGCGGGACTTCCGCGGCGACACGGTCCACCCGACCACGATGCGGCTGCTCGACGAGCTGGGTCTGTGGGAACGCTTCTCCGCCTTGCCTTTCACCGAGGTCCGCACCGCGAAACTCGAATCCGACGGGCGGTCGGTGACCTACGTCGACTTCGAGCGGTTGCGTCAGCCCCATCCCTTCGTCGCCATGGTGCCGCAGTGGGACCTGCTCAACCTGCTCGCCGATGCGGCACAGGCGGAGCCGAGCTTCTCGCTGCGGATGAACACCGAAGTCATTGGGCTCCTCTGGGAGGCCGGTCGGGTTGCCGGAGTGCGCTACCGAGGTCCCGACGGTCCGGGCGAATTACGGGCCGAGTTGACCGTTGCCTGCGACGGCCGGTGGTCGATCGCGCGTCATGAGGCCGGACTGAAGGCGCGCGAATTCCCGGTGAAGTTCGACGTGTGGTGGTTTCGGTTGCCGCACAAGGAAGACACCGAATTCTCCTTCCTGCCTCGCCTCGGTCCGGGCAAAGGTCTCGCCGTGATCCCGAGGAAGGACTACTTCCAGATCGCCTACCTCGGGCCCAAGGGCATCGACGCCCAGCTGCGGGCGCGCGGTATCGAGGCGTTCCGGCGCGACGTGGAAGAGCTGCTCCCCGATATGCCCGAATCCGTGGCCGCGCTGCAATCCATGGACGACGTCAAACATCTGGACGTGCACGTGAACCGGTTGCGGCGTTGGCACACCGAGGGGCTGCTGTGCATCGGCGATGCGGCGCACGCGATGTCGCCGCTCGGCGGCGTCGGCATCAATCTGGCGATCCAGGATGCCGTTGCGGCCGCGACGATCCTGGCCGAACCGCTGCGCGGGCACCGGGTCGGCGCACGCGAGCTCGCCGCGGTGCACCGCCGGCGCGTGTTCCCCACGGTGGTGACGCAACTGGCCCAGCAGGTGCTGCACCGGATGTTGCTCGGGCCGTTGTTGCGCGGCGCGGATCCCACGCCGCCGGCGGCGCTGCTTCACCTGGTGTGGCGGTTGCCGTGGCTGTCGGCCGTGCCGGCCTACTTCGTCGGCGTCGGGGTGCGACCCGAGCACGCGCCGGCATTCGCCCGCCGCGGGCCCGTCGACCGCGATGGCTGA
- a CDS encoding TetR/AcrR family transcriptional regulator — MDKRRKPNPGERRRDLCDVAIQLLADDGAKGLSHLKVDRKAGVPDGTTSFYFRTRSALLRAVAERLAELDLADLRSVADDSDGRGENPSPSRLSQVVIRSGVEPQLFRTKARYELTMQAARDPSLSAILQRATDEFTKLHREILVQLMPHGADLEPAVVEDLSNVTLTFINGLLVRFAHGDRIVDSPEQLDGILSAIAAGILRSPHRGRLTDADGRRPAAGRHRATAIV; from the coding sequence ATGGACAAACGCCGAAAGCCTAATCCCGGGGAGCGCCGCCGCGACTTATGCGACGTGGCGATTCAGTTGTTGGCGGACGACGGGGCCAAGGGATTGAGCCATCTCAAAGTCGATCGCAAAGCCGGCGTGCCTGACGGCACCACGTCGTTCTATTTCCGCACCCGCTCGGCGCTGTTGCGTGCCGTGGCCGAGCGGCTGGCCGAGTTGGACCTCGCCGACCTGAGGTCCGTCGCCGACGACTCCGACGGTCGGGGGGAGAACCCCTCACCCTCGCGACTGTCCCAGGTGGTCATCCGATCCGGCGTCGAGCCGCAACTGTTCCGGACCAAGGCCCGCTACGAGCTGACCATGCAGGCCGCTCGTGATCCGTCGCTGTCCGCGATTCTGCAGCGGGCCACGGACGAATTCACCAAGCTGCACCGGGAAATCCTGGTTCAGCTCATGCCACACGGCGCGGACCTGGAACCCGCTGTGGTCGAGGACCTGAGCAACGTGACGCTGACGTTCATCAACGGCCTGCTGGTGCGGTTCGCGCACGGCGACCGGATCGTCGACAGTCCCGAGCAACTCGACGGGATCCTCTCGGCCATCGCCGCCGGCATCCTGCGGAGTCCGCACCGGGGCCGGCTGACCGACGCCGACGGCCGGCGCCCCGCCGCGGGCCGGCACCGGGCGACAGCGATCGTATGA
- a CDS encoding cytochrome P450 — MTTSTDSHVHFDPYDVELIADPYPMFKRLRDEAPLYYNAEYDFYALSRFADVNKGIIDYGTYSSARGVIMELIKANLEIPSGMLIFEDPPIHDVHRKLLSRMFTPRKIAALEPMIREFCAQSLDPLVGSGRFDFVTDLGAIMPMKVISALLGIPEEDQEYIRDRGNAQLRTEPGKPMSAAEHGLSVGEQFEAYIDWRADNPSDDIMTELLNVEFVDETGTTRRLRREEILVYLNVVAGAGNETTTRLIGWAGKVLAEHPDQRRELVENPGLIPQAIEELLRFEPPAPHMARYVTRDVSLYDQTVPEGSVMLMLIGAACRDERQFGPDAGEFNIHRTARPHLTFSVGAHFCLGSALARLEGRVALEEILKRFPEWEPDLANAKLSPTSSVRGWETLPTVVP; from the coding sequence GTGACGACGAGCACCGATAGCCATGTGCATTTCGACCCATACGATGTCGAGCTGATTGCCGACCCATATCCCATGTTCAAGCGCCTGCGTGACGAGGCGCCGCTGTACTACAACGCCGAATACGACTTTTACGCGCTGAGCCGATTCGCCGATGTGAACAAGGGAATCATCGACTACGGCACTTACAGCTCCGCGCGGGGCGTGATCATGGAACTGATCAAGGCCAACCTCGAAATCCCGTCAGGCATGTTGATCTTCGAAGACCCGCCGATCCACGACGTGCACCGCAAGCTGCTGTCGCGAATGTTCACTCCCCGCAAGATCGCCGCGCTGGAGCCGATGATCCGCGAATTCTGCGCACAATCGCTGGACCCACTGGTGGGTTCGGGGCGGTTCGACTTCGTCACCGACCTGGGCGCGATCATGCCGATGAAGGTCATCAGCGCACTGCTCGGGATCCCCGAAGAAGATCAGGAGTACATCCGCGATCGCGGCAACGCCCAACTACGCACCGAGCCCGGCAAGCCGATGAGTGCCGCCGAGCATGGCTTGTCAGTAGGCGAGCAGTTCGAGGCCTACATCGACTGGCGCGCCGACAATCCCTCCGACGACATCATGACCGAGCTGCTGAACGTCGAGTTCGTCGACGAGACCGGCACGACGCGGCGACTGAGGCGCGAGGAGATCTTGGTCTACCTCAACGTGGTGGCCGGAGCGGGCAACGAAACGACGACCCGGCTGATCGGTTGGGCGGGCAAAGTTCTCGCGGAGCACCCCGACCAGCGTCGCGAGCTCGTCGAGAACCCCGGACTCATCCCGCAGGCAATCGAGGAGTTGCTGCGCTTCGAGCCGCCCGCGCCGCACATGGCACGCTATGTGACTCGCGACGTCAGCCTCTATGACCAGACGGTGCCGGAAGGCAGCGTGATGCTGATGTTGATCGGGGCGGCCTGCCGCGACGAGCGCCAGTTTGGTCCCGATGCGGGCGAATTCAACATTCATCGCACCGCCCGGCCGCACCTCACGTTCAGTGTCGGCGCCCACTTCTGCTTGGGTTCGGCGCTGGCCCGGCTGGAAGGCCGTGTCGCCCTTGAGGAAATCCTGAAGCGATTCCCCGAGTGGGAGCCCGATCTGGCCAACGCCAAGCTCAGCCCAACGTCGTCGGTGCGCGGCTGGGAAACCCTGCCCACTGTGGTGCCCTGA